CTGACCAATCGCTACGAAGCAGGCGTCATCACCGGTAAGGCACTCGCCTATGGCGGGTCGCGCGCGCGCACCGAGGCGACCGGCTACGGCAATACCTACTTCGTGCAGGCCATGCTGGAGACTCGCGGGACCGGCTTTGACGGCAGAAAGGTCGTCGTCTCGGGTTCGGGAAATGTGGCGATCTATACGATCGAGAAGGTACAGGCCTTCGGCGGCAAGGTCGTCGCCTGTTCCGACTCCAGCGGCTATGTCGTGGACGAGAACGGCATCGACCTCGATCTGCTGAAGGAGATCAAGGATGTGCGGCGCGAGCGCATCTCGGAGTATGTAAACACGAAGGGAGCGGGCGTGCACTTCATTCCTGCCGATAAGGGTTCGGTCTGGGATGTGCCCTGCGACGTCGCCATGCCCTCGGCCACGCAGAACGAGCTTTCCGGCAAGGATGCGGGCACGCTGGTGAAGAACGGCGTGATCGCCGTGGGCGAAGGCGCGAACATGCCATCGACCCCCGAAGCGATCAAGGTCTTCCAGGATGCAGGCGTGCTGTTTGCCCCCGGCAAGGCGGCCAACGCAGGCGGCGTAGCTACGTCTGCGCTCGAGATGCAGCAGAACGCGAGCCGCGACAGTTGGACCTTCGAGCAGACTGAGGAACGTCTCGCCACCATCATGCGGAACATCCACGACACATGCGCTTCCACCGCTGAGGAATACGGCGCAAAGGGCAATTACGTGCTCGGTGCAAACATAGCGGGCTTCGTCCGCGTGGCCGAGGCGATGCAGATGATGGGCGTCATCTGACCGGCGACCTCGGTGGTTGCAGGGGGGCCCTCACAAAGAGGGTCGCCTGTAGAGCGGTTTGTGATGCAGATTCCTCCGCTGCGCTGCGGAATGACAAAGCTGGAGGGAGCACTTTAGAGCATTTTCCTCGCAGGTGCGGTCTTCAGGGCCGAAGGCCCGTCACATAACAGCCTGGGCCGACCGGCCTGGCCGCGCTTGCAGGGAAACATCTCTAAGGCGAGGAAGGAGTGGTGAGAGCGCTGGGGCTCGAACCCAGGACCAACGCCTTAAAAGGGCGATGCTCTACCAACTGAGCTACGCTCTCGAACCGTATCTCCAAGTTAGCACATTCCTCAGTGCAAATTTTTTTACCCCGACTCACGCTTCTAGGAGATTCCAGAGCTGTGGCGCGATGGAGATCTGGGTCCCTCCATTCCCCGCAAGATGTACAAATCGCAGGTACCAAGCGGGTGACGTGTGACACGAAAGTCGCATCATGGATTCATTGACTTGCATTTGAGGTGCCATTAACCTCGTGCTATTGCATGACATCGAGAAAAGCGTGTCAGCAAGCAAGCAAAGCCGCCGGCAGCATGTGCAGGCCGAACCGCCGGGACAGGACAATGACGATGGAAAAACGGGGCACGGACAAGATTGAGGATCTCGGCGTCGCCGAGACACCGGAAGATGTCGCTGTACTTTACTCGTGGGCAAATCTTCACGGTGCAAAGTATCGCGACTTCTCGGCTTCCCGCCGGGAGTACCGCGCCCAGTTGCGCCATCGCGCTGCCGAGCAGGTCCGCCAGCAGGCGCTCATCGCTCAGGCCGAAGCTGAAGCAGCCGCCTCTGTCGCCGAAGCGGAGGCGCGCAAGGCTGCGGATGCGGCCCGGCTTGAACCCGGCATCAAATCCGACTCCTCCATCAAGCGGAACCTTCGTAACGCTGAAGAAGCTGCGCGAACAGCCGCGGCCGAAAGAGTAGAGGCCGCCCGTCGTGCTGAAGCTGCCGCAACCGCCGAGGCCGCCGCCCGCCGCGAAGAGCGCGAGATCGCAGACGCCCATGCCTCGGCCGAACGCCAGGCCGCCCGCTACGCCGAATCCGAGATCCGACGTCGCGAGGCCAGTATGCGCGGTGTCAATCAGGACGAGGTTCCCGGTCAGATAACCGATCCCTACACGCCGCAGCCTGCAACGTTTCCACAGGGCAGCTACGCAGAGGCCGTCCGTTACCAGACCACGCCTGTGCAACAGGAGCAGCGACAGGAGATGTTTCAGCCTCAACAGACGGCCCCGCCGGTCTCAGTCCGGCAGCCGGCCCCCGTTGTCCAGCAGCCGATCGCGCCTGTTCAGCCTCCGGCGCAGGTCGTCGAATCTATCGTTGCGCGTGGCACCGATTCAAGCTCCTCCCAGCGAAGGCGCCAGGGGTACCGCCCCGACGACGCTTCGGGCGTCAGACAGATCTATCGCGGACCCGAGTACGACGCTCCGCTAACAGAACGCCGTGCGACCGACTCCGGCCGCATGCCGACCCCCTCGCAGCCGCGCATGGAAAGCCAGGTTCCCAGGGAACGGAGAACGGTACCCGAGCAGCCGCGCGTCGAGTCGCAGATTCCCCCACAGCCTGCGCCTGCTTCTCCAGGGGCGGGTTCGTCTGCCTCTGGATCCGGAGTGGCCGGTTCCAGCAGTGGCGGGCGGCACCCATTCAACGCCCAGGCTACGCCGCGGCAGGATGTCGTGCGCGGGGATGCGGTGAAACCTGCCCCCGCTCCTGCCGGAGT
This region of Acidobacteriota bacterium genomic DNA includes:
- the gdhA gene encoding NADP-specific glutamate dehydrogenase, which produces MNRIDEKLQPIFADVTRRNSGEAEFHQAVHEVLESLGRVVAKHPQFLDQALIERICEPERQIIFRIPWVDDAGRVQINRGFRVQFNSALGPYKGGMRFHPSVNVGIIKFLGFEQTFKNALTGMPIGGGKGGSDFDPKGRSDGEIMRFCQSLMTELHRHLGEYTDVPAGDIGVGGREIGYMFGQYKRLTNRYEAGVITGKALAYGGSRARTEATGYGNTYFVQAMLETRGTGFDGRKVVVSGSGNVAIYTIEKVQAFGGKVVACSDSSGYVVDENGIDLDLLKEIKDVRRERISEYVNTKGAGVHFIPADKGSVWDVPCDVAMPSATQNELSGKDAGTLVKNGVIAVGEGANMPSTPEAIKVFQDAGVLFAPGKAANAGGVATSALEMQQNASRDSWTFEQTEERLATIMRNIHDTCASTAEEYGAKGNYVLGANIAGFVRVAEAMQMMGVI